Proteins from a genomic interval of Gammaproteobacteria bacterium:
- a CDS encoding pilus assembly protein PilP: MPANAHKPTGHLAILLKSAARLLLLTGFVFVAGCGNNMSDLQQWVNKVKAEKHAKIEPIPEIKPQVTFKYPQHTRDPFDSSVLLSNKQPKSDSSIKIDKNRTPEYLESFPLSTLKMVGTIQEKGLLWALIQTPDGTIQRVTTGNYMGEHDGKILRISSNAIYLREIVPDGFGGFKERQTKVAISGQ, translated from the coding sequence ATGCCTGCCAATGCCCACAAGCCGACTGGACACCTCGCAATCCTGCTAAAAAGTGCTGCGCGCCTGTTGCTGCTCACAGGTTTTGTTTTTGTTGCCGGTTGCGGCAACAACATGTCCGATTTGCAGCAATGGGTTAACAAGGTCAAGGCCGAGAAACACGCCAAGATCGAACCGATCCCTGAGATCAAGCCTCAGGTCACGTTCAAATACCCGCAACACACACGCGACCCCTTCGATTCAAGTGTCCTGTTGTCGAACAAGCAACCCAAATCGGACAGCAGCATCAAAATCGATAAAAATCGTACGCCGGAATATCTCGAAAGCTTCCCGCTCTCCACATTAAAGATGGTGGGTACGATTCAGGAAAAGGGCCTGCTCTGGGCGCTCATTCAAACACCTGACGGCACTATTCAACGCGTCACGACGGGCAATTATATGGGCGAACATGACGGCAAGATTCTGCGTATTTCAAGTAATGCAATCTATTTGCGCGAGATCGTTCCGGACGGTTTTGGCGGTTTCAAGGAACGCCAGACCAAAGTAGCGATCAGCGGTCAATAA